The DNA segment TTTGGGCAATCAAACTTTTCCTATATTGACAAATTTCAATCAATAATGAAGCGTTGTAAATCATTTTATTGTCAATCGTTCACTTCATTACCCACTTATCGTTTGATCATTATATATTGCAGGTAAATAATCATACAAGGataataatttttacaaaataCAGATTATCTTTAGCTGATCTAAATGACAATGTCTGATAACATGCATGTATGAGGGAACTAGAATTGCCAAAACAAGCCTCCATTTATAGATTTCAGCaaacatatgtgtaaatatacatacggacaaacacacatttatatatatatatatatatatatatatatatatatatatatatatatatatatttatttatatatatatatatatatatatatatatatatatatatatatatatatatataatatatacgtttatatatatatatatatatatatatatatatatatatatatatatatatatatatatatatataaatatatatatatatatatatatatacatttatatatatatacatatatatatatatatatatatatatatatatatatatatatttgtgcgtgtgttatatatatatatacatatatatatatatatatatatatatatatatatatatatatatgtatatatatatatatatatatatatatatatatatatatatatatatatatatatatatatatatttatatatatacatgtatatatatatatatatatatatatatatatatatatatatgagtgtatgtatataaacacgcatatatttatatatatatatatatatatatatataaatatatatatatatatatacatatatatatatataaatatatatatatatatatatatatatatatatatatatatatatatatatatatatatatatatatatatatatatttatatatatatatatatacatgtatatatatatatatatatatatatatatatatatatatatatatatatatataaatatatatacatatatatataaatatatatgtatatacatacatatatatatatatatatatatatatatatatatatatatatatatatatatatatataaatatatatgtattcgtatatatatatatatatatatatatatatatatatatatatatatatatatatatatttatatatataaatatatatgtattcgtatatatatatatatatatatatatatatatttatacatatatatatatatatatatatatatatatatatatatatatatatacatatatatatactgtttatatataaatatatatatatatatatatatatatatatatatatatatatatttatacatatatatatatatatatatatatatatatatatatatatatatatatatatgtatatatatatatatatatatatatatatatatatatatttatttatatataaacagtatatatatatatatatatatatatatatatatatatatatatatatatatatatatatatatatatatataaatatatatatatatatatatatatatatatatatatatatatatatatatgtatgtgtgtgtgtgtataaagtttgGAACAAGTGACTTTAATAGATGTGAAAATCAAACACAAAttgaatttaatatcgaattttacagtgagaatatttatccatataactttttttttacgaTACATGCTATTCATAGGACAAGGATTCATACTTAGGCCTCTGAGTTTAAGCATTGTCTAGCAGGAAACTTTACTAATAGGTCAATAAGAGAGATGACTCATTTGTAGTCTATTGCTTGGGATTGTTTCGACTCtgtggcataggttcgaatcctagcTAAATCACAGGCATTAATCAAAAAACATTTCAGtgaatatatatttccaaggtCAAAAATGTATTCCAAATCGGTTTTGTGGTTCATatttacacaaaaacacacacatacatttataaatattgtatacagTTTGTGTACATATTTATGTCAGTGAGTTTAGTGTATACAGTTTCCAGGATTGTATTATTTCTGACAATTAATGCTCATTTAGGCCATCACCATTTTTCCTGCTTTttgacactatatatacatacatatatatatatatatatatatatatatatatatatatatatatatatatatacatacataaatatatatatatatatatatatatatatatatatatatatatatatctatatttatatatatttcttacatatatatatatatatatatatatatatatatttatctatatttatatatatttcttacatatatatatatatatatatatatatatatgcatatatatatgtatacacacatgcacacacacatatataaacatataaatatatatatatatatatatatatatatatatatatatatatatatatatatatatatatatatatgcgtttgtatgtgtatgtttgtgcgtgtgtctaAAAGCATTTACAAACATatgtaaacatacaaacacacacgcaaacacctgtatatatatatatatatatatatatatatatatatatatatatatatatatatatatatatattatatatatatatataaatatatacatatatagatatatatgtatatatatatatatatatatataaataaataaatatatatatatatatatatatatatatatatatatatatataaatatatacatttatcattagCTTTTACTGTTTATGGTATGTCCATGCCATTCTACTCTCGCAAATTTTCGTAGTATGCCAATTTATCGtattctctttcttcccctacttcttttgcaactGGTTAttgttaatgtctatctattatcattcaatcacattatatgtcctgcgcaGGTCCATTTCTTTTCCTACATGTTAtttgaatatcttctactttagtttgctctcgtatccacgttgcttttCTCCTTCCGTCTCCTTGTTTTATGTCAATCATCATTCTTTTCAATGCTGTTTGaattgtaaggctccaagtttcaaaTCCAtatcttttagagaaagtgacattttacttttcataatctgctCTTGTTTACAAAAAATTCCCCACTCcatgcttataaatatatacacacacacacacacacatatatatatatatatatatatatatatatatatatatatatatatatatatatatatatataggtggcggATGAGGGAGAACCCTTGCAGTACAAATTATTGCAAGAGCTACTCCGAATAATAGCAATAAGGAGTCGTGtaccaaacaggtagcagaggagtggctagccAGTTACCTTATTAGCCAAGATACCTGGATGAAGAAGATTtcaaggattagtagtatggctaccgcgtccCGGGGAACCGACACAccccgaggtcctaaaccacagcctctTGGTGAGAAATTGGCcatgtggtcagcaaaaggaatgacaacagttggaactgtaaatgtaacaacgctctttgcaccagcaaaacttaggtgtaccattgaaaaaataaatagatacagttgggatgtattgggaatagcagagactcattaGGTGGGAGAATGGGTtatgatgtcagaaggaatcaaaatattgtattcagatagaacagacaattttcaaagagagggagtagcactaattTTAGGAAAAAGAAcccaaagagcttatttggagcgcAATtttgtgaactcaagaataatttcggtcacttgtagaggaaagcacaagaattttaaggttattcaggtataggcaccagacagctcatatggagacgtagaaaacttctattcatagttagaggaggaaatagatacaacaaagacaggcgatgtagttaTGGTGAttggcgatttcaatagtaaaatcggaaatgacaggggaggctacgaggatgtgatgggagagttcggtttaggtgaaagaaatgagaaaagacAAAGGATGATGGAATTTGGCCAGGGTAAGCAACTATGTATAACAAAtaattacttttatcatagagaacagcagaGATACACATGGagacacccagatggaattcagagaaactgcattgattatatccttataaataagagatggaaaacatcagtgatgggaacaaaagtgatgaggagAGCAGACTTTGggacatca comes from the Palaemon carinicauda isolate YSFRI2023 chromosome 16, ASM3689809v2, whole genome shotgun sequence genome and includes:
- the LOC137655394 gene encoding craniofacial development protein 2-like, with the protein product MKKISRISSMATASRGTDTPRGPKPQPLGEKLAMWSAKGMTTVGTLEEEIDTTKTGDVVMVIGDFNSKIGNDRGGYEDVMGEFGLGERNEKRQRMMEFGQGKQLCITNNYFYHREQQRYTWRHPDGIQRNCIDYILINKRWKTSVMGTKVMRRADFGTSHELLFLNIRIKFRTDRGRNQEIVTYNLDKLKNEEVKNCLQSESRRTF